Proteins co-encoded in one Bacillus horti genomic window:
- the sigE gene encoding RNA polymerase sporulation sigma factor SigE codes for MLIKLKLNLLLMWYRLLLFMGMQAEEIYYIGGSEALPPPLSREEEEHLLSKLSSGDNAVRAMLIERNLRLVVYIARKFENTGINIEDLVSIGTIGLIKAVNTFDPEKKIKLATYASRCIENEILMYLRRNNKIRSEVSFDEPLNIDWDGNELLLSDVLGTENDTIYRGIEEEVDKKLLYKALHRLTEREKTIMELRFGLADGEEKTQKDVADMLGISQSYISRLEKRIIKRLRKEFNKMV; via the coding sequence ATGCTTATCAAGCTCAAATTAAATCTTCTATTAATGTGGTATAGGTTGTTGCTTTTCATGGGAATGCAAGCAGAAGAAATCTATTATATTGGCGGCAGCGAGGCATTACCTCCTCCTCTTTCAAGAGAAGAAGAGGAGCATCTTTTATCCAAGCTTTCCTCAGGTGACAATGCTGTGCGCGCGATGCTAATTGAAAGAAATTTAAGACTTGTTGTGTATATCGCGAGGAAATTTGAGAATACAGGGATTAATATCGAGGATTTAGTTAGCATCGGAACGATTGGATTAATTAAAGCGGTCAATACATTTGATCCAGAAAAAAAAATCAAGCTGGCTACGTATGCCTCACGTTGTATTGAAAATGAAATTCTGATGTACTTAAGAAGAAACAATAAAATTCGTAGTGAGGTTTCTTTTGATGAGCCTTTGAATATAGATTGGGACGGAAATGAGCTATTACTTTCGGATGTGTTGGGAACGGAAAATGATACGATCTATCGCGGGATTGAGGAAGAAGTGGATAAGAAGCTTCTTTATAAAGCTCTTCACAGGCTTACTGAAAGAGAAAAAACAATTATGGAGTTAAGATTTGGTTTGGCGGATGGGGAGGAAAAAACCCAAAAGGATGTAGCTGACATGCTAGGCATTTCACAGTCTTATATTTCGCGCTTAGAGAAGAGAATCATCAAACGTTTACGTAAGGAATTTAATAAAATGGTGTAA
- the argS gene encoding arginine--tRNA ligase: MKMKQHVVQLLTNVVELTETEILPLIETPPSREQGDIAFPCFQLAKKFRQAPPQIAQQILDKLNQLPLDDFGIKEVKQVGPYLNFFFDRKQYASHLLEQGMESLLSSTQIGEGKTVVVEYSSPNIAKHFQVYHIRSTMIGQSLANTYAALGYKVEKMNHLGDWGTQFGKLTAAFLKWGDEEKVKENPLSELVALYVKFHEEAENHPELVDEGRMWFKKLEDGDEEAVRIWQWFKDESLKVFERLYSQLNVSFDHYLGESFYSNKMDDVIQKIKEKDLLEESDGALVVRLDEQNIPPCIIQKSDGASIYATRDLASALYREEQFHPDKILYVVDQRQALHFQQVFSVLKKMDYAFADGCEHIAFGFMTIQGKIGSTRKGDGLLLDEVLDYAVERAMNIIEEKNPNLENKHEVAQAIGIGAIVFNDLKHHRTHNIDFNWDEAFTFEGKTGPYVQYTHARIKSLLRRASEEEATASQSVTPHPSYESDVAWDMIYALQQYPSVLVETTKKNDPSQIAKYLLELCQLFNRYYAQERFFVEDKAEVQAKIALASHVASTLKHGLELLSIKAPDAI, encoded by the coding sequence ATAAAAATGAAACAGCATGTGGTACAGCTTTTAACAAACGTTGTGGAATTAACAGAAACGGAGATTTTGCCATTAATTGAAACGCCACCTTCCCGCGAACAAGGGGACATCGCGTTTCCTTGCTTCCAGTTAGCTAAGAAGTTTCGTCAAGCACCTCCACAGATCGCGCAGCAAATTCTGGATAAGCTTAATCAGCTACCACTCGATGACTTTGGCATTAAAGAGGTTAAACAGGTCGGACCTTATTTGAACTTCTTTTTTGATCGGAAGCAATATGCATCGCATCTATTAGAGCAAGGGATGGAATCCCTTCTATCCAGCACTCAGATTGGTGAGGGAAAAACGGTCGTAGTCGAGTACTCATCTCCAAATATAGCGAAGCATTTTCAGGTCTACCATATCCGGTCTACGATGATTGGACAGTCACTCGCTAATACGTATGCCGCTCTTGGCTATAAAGTAGAGAAAATGAATCACCTTGGTGATTGGGGGACTCAGTTTGGAAAGCTAACGGCTGCATTTCTAAAATGGGGGGACGAAGAAAAGGTTAAAGAAAATCCTCTATCAGAGCTAGTTGCTTTATATGTTAAATTCCATGAAGAGGCTGAAAACCATCCTGAATTGGTTGATGAAGGAAGAATGTGGTTTAAGAAATTAGAAGATGGCGACGAAGAAGCCGTTAGAATATGGCAATGGTTCAAGGATGAGAGCCTTAAGGTATTTGAGCGATTATACAGTCAACTGAATGTTAGCTTTGACCATTATTTAGGTGAAAGCTTCTACTCTAATAAAATGGATGACGTCATTCAAAAGATTAAAGAGAAAGATTTACTTGAAGAAAGTGACGGGGCACTAGTTGTTCGTTTAGATGAGCAAAATATTCCTCCTTGTATTATTCAGAAAAGTGATGGGGCATCGATCTATGCAACTAGAGATTTAGCGTCAGCATTGTATAGAGAAGAGCAATTCCATCCTGATAAAATTTTATACGTCGTCGATCAGCGTCAAGCGTTACACTTTCAACAAGTATTCTCTGTTTTAAAGAAGATGGACTATGCGTTCGCTGACGGATGTGAACATATTGCATTCGGTTTTATGACCATTCAGGGTAAAATTGGCTCAACTCGTAAAGGCGATGGGTTACTACTAGATGAAGTCTTAGATTACGCTGTTGAAAGAGCAATGAACATCATCGAGGAAAAAAATCCTAACCTTGAAAATAAGCATGAAGTGGCACAAGCTATTGGAATTGGTGCTATTGTATTTAATGACCTTAAGCATCATCGCACACATAATATAGATTTTAATTGGGATGAAGCCTTTACCTTTGAAGGTAAAACAGGACCTTACGTTCAATACACTCATGCTAGAATTAAAAGCTTGCTTCGTCGGGCAAGTGAAGAAGAAGCTACTGCTTCTCAATCTGTAACACCACACCCGAGCTATGAATCAGATGTGGCATGGGATATGATCTATGCCTTACAGCAATATCCTTCTGTGTTAGTAGAGACAACTAAGAAAAATGATCCGTCTCAGATTGCTAAATATCTCTTAGAGCTTTGTCAGCTATTTAATCGCTATTACGCCCAAGAGCGCTTTTTCGTAGAGGATAAAGCAGAGGTGCAAGCTAAAATAGCTTTAGCTAGCCATGTAGCTTCAACATTAAAGCATGGATTAGAGCTGCTATCTATCAAAGCCCCAGATGCAATATAG
- the sigG gene encoding RNA polymerase sporulation sigma factor SigG translates to MTRNKVEICGVDTSKLPVLTNKEMRELFTKLQSGEYAAREKLVNGNLRLVLSVIQRFNNRGEFVDDLFQVGCIGLMKSIDNFDLGQNVKFSTYAVPMIIGEIRRYLRDNNPIRVSRSLRDIAYKALQVRDSLTNLHSREPTVQEIAKTLNVPKEDVVFALDAIQDPVSLFEPIYHDGGDPIFVMDQISDDKNKDIQWVEEIALKEAMRRLNDREKMILSMRFYEGKTQMEVAQEIGISQAQVSRLEKAAIAQMQKHVQT, encoded by the coding sequence ATGACAAGAAATAAAGTTGAGATTTGTGGTGTAGATACCTCGAAGTTGCCTGTGCTGACAAACAAAGAAATGAGGGAATTGTTTACTAAACTACAGAGTGGAGAATATGCAGCACGAGAAAAGCTTGTAAATGGAAATTTAAGATTAGTGTTAAGTGTCATACAGCGTTTTAATAACCGAGGTGAATTTGTAGATGATTTGTTTCAGGTTGGCTGTATCGGTTTAATGAAGTCGATAGACAATTTTGATCTTGGTCAAAATGTTAAGTTTTCAACGTATGCGGTACCTATGATAATAGGAGAAATTAGGCGCTATTTAAGAGACAATAATCCAATTAGGGTCTCAAGGTCTCTTCGAGATATAGCATATAAGGCGTTACAGGTTCGGGATAGCTTGACTAATTTACATTCCCGTGAACCAACCGTACAAGAAATTGCCAAAACATTAAATGTTCCTAAAGAGGATGTTGTTTTTGCCCTTGATGCGATACAGGATCCTGTTTCATTGTTTGAACCCATTTATCATGATGGCGGAGATCCTATTTTTGTCATGGATCAAATTAGTGATGATAAAAATAAGGACATTCAATGGGTAGAGGAAATTGCTCTCAAGGAAGCGATGCGTCGCTTAAATGATCGTGAAAAAATGATTTTATCCATGAGGTTTTATGAAGGTAAAACACAGATGGAGGTTGCTCAGGAAATCGGTATTTCACAGGCTCAGGTTTCTCGTTTGGAGAAAGCGGCTATTGCCCAAATGCAAAAGCATGTGCAAACATAA
- the pgeF gene encoding peptidoglycan editing factor PgeF produces the protein MKSEPFAYLPDQSEDLLIVSWMNAFPWLTVGFTTKLGGVSKGEYSSQNHGLHVGDENESVIQNRELLASRLSFSFEAWTSANQIHGTNIYEVKSTDRGKGRDHLDTEIDKVDGLYTKQRDILLASFYADCVPLFFLDPVKQLVGIAHAGWKGTAKQIGAELIEAWVSEQGSKREDIQVAVGPAIGQCCYEVSEDVVTHFQDFSSTHAIQESDSFGKYRIDLKQINVQFLLQAGILPKHIEVSSWCTSCNQNLFFSHRRDQGRTGRMVAFIAKKGE, from the coding sequence ATGAAAAGTGAACCTTTTGCTTATCTACCAGATCAAAGTGAGGATTTATTAATCGTATCCTGGATGAATGCTTTTCCTTGGTTAACAGTGGGCTTTACAACCAAACTAGGCGGTGTAAGTAAAGGCGAGTATAGCTCACAAAATCATGGACTGCATGTCGGAGATGAAAACGAGAGTGTTATTCAAAACCGGGAGCTGCTTGCTTCTAGACTAAGCTTTAGTTTTGAGGCTTGGACGAGTGCCAATCAGATACATGGTACAAACATTTATGAGGTGAAGTCAACTGATAGAGGGAAGGGACGAGATCATTTAGATACAGAGATTGATAAGGTTGATGGCTTATATACAAAACAACGAGACATATTACTTGCTTCCTTTTATGCAGATTGTGTTCCTTTATTTTTTCTTGATCCTGTCAAGCAGCTTGTAGGGATTGCCCACGCTGGGTGGAAGGGAACAGCAAAGCAAATTGGAGCAGAGCTTATTGAGGCTTGGGTATCAGAGCAAGGAAGTAAGAGGGAGGACATTCAAGTCGCTGTTGGTCCAGCTATTGGTCAATGCTGTTACGAGGTGAGTGAAGATGTAGTAACGCATTTTCAAGATTTCTCCTCCACTCATGCTATTCAGGAGTCGGATTCCTTTGGGAAATACAGGATTGACTTGAAGCAGATTAATGTACAATTTCTTCTTCAAGCAGGAATTCTACCAAAACATATCGAAGTTTCAAGCTGGTGCACAAGTTGTAACCAAAACTTGTTCTTTTCACATCGAAGAGATCAGGGGCGGACAGGACGAATGGTCGCCTTTATTGCCAAGAAAGGAGAGTAA
- the ftsZ gene encoding cell division protein FtsZ — protein sequence MLEFDMDMQSLATIKVIGCGGGGSNAVNRMIEGGVQGVEFIAVNTDAQALHLSKAEHRIQIGEKLTRGLGAGANPDVGKKAAEESREHIENVLKGSDMVFVTCGMGGGTGTGAAPVIAEIAKELGALTVGVVTRPFTFEGRRRSTHAHSGIEALKEKVDTLIVIPNDRLLEIVDKNTPMLEAFREADNVLRQGVQGISDLIAVPGLINLDFADVKTIMTEKGSALMGIGVATGENRAADAAKKAISSPLLETSIDGAKGVLMNITGGSNLSLFEVNEAADIVASSSDAEVNMIFGAVINEDYKDEIMVTVIATGFEEAQQLQSTNRVSGGQQQGQGLQKNNHQVSSQQQVKPQERESQRAVNQNYEENDLDIPTFLRNRNNRR from the coding sequence ATGTTGGAATTTGATATGGATATGCAATCACTGGCGACAATTAAGGTTATCGGCTGTGGCGGTGGTGGAAGTAATGCGGTTAATAGAATGATAGAGGGTGGCGTGCAAGGAGTAGAATTTATTGCTGTCAACACAGATGCTCAAGCTCTACATTTATCAAAAGCGGAGCACCGTATTCAAATTGGAGAAAAATTAACTAGAGGTCTTGGTGCAGGTGCAAACCCGGATGTTGGTAAAAAAGCGGCTGAAGAAAGCCGTGAACATATTGAAAATGTTTTAAAAGGATCTGATATGGTTTTTGTTACCTGTGGCATGGGTGGTGGTACTGGAACGGGTGCTGCTCCAGTTATTGCTGAAATTGCTAAAGAACTTGGCGCTTTAACTGTAGGTGTTGTAACAAGACCATTCACATTTGAAGGGCGCCGTAGATCAACTCACGCCCATTCAGGAATTGAAGCATTAAAAGAAAAAGTAGATACATTGATCGTTATTCCAAATGATCGACTTCTAGAAATTGTTGATAAAAATACACCGATGCTTGAAGCGTTTCGCGAAGCAGATAATGTGTTAAGGCAAGGGGTTCAGGGGATTTCTGATTTAATTGCCGTTCCCGGGTTGATTAACTTAGATTTTGCTGACGTGAAGACCATCATGACGGAAAAAGGCTCAGCTCTAATGGGAATTGGTGTAGCTACTGGTGAAAATAGAGCAGCAGATGCAGCTAAGAAGGCGATTAGCTCTCCATTACTAGAAACGTCTATTGATGGAGCTAAGGGTGTATTGATGAATATCACAGGTGGGTCAAACCTCTCTTTATTTGAAGTAAATGAGGCAGCAGATATTGTCGCTTCATCCTCAGATGCAGAGGTTAATATGATCTTTGGTGCAGTCATTAATGAGGACTATAAGGACGAAATTATGGTTACCGTTATCGCTACAGGCTTTGAAGAGGCGCAACAGCTTCAGTCAACCAATCGTGTATCTGGCGGACAACAGCAGGGACAAGGCTTACAAAAAAATAATCATCAGGTTTCCTCACAGCAGCAAGTGAAACCACAAGAACGTGAAAGCCAACGTGCTGTAAATCAAAATTATGAAGAGAATGATTTAGATATCCCTACATTTTTAAGAAATCGTAATAACAGACGTTAA
- a CDS encoding small basic family protein, whose translation MWLPIVGLAIGIVFGLYSNINIPAEYVNYLSIAVLAALDTLFGGIRSHLQSTFDISVFVSGFFFNTLLAAGLAFLGVYLGIDLYLAAIFAFGVRLFNNIAVIRRILFHKWSGRKTNKSLE comes from the coding sequence ATGTGGTTGCCCATTGTTGGTTTAGCAATAGGGATTGTATTTGGATTATATTCTAATATTAATATCCCTGCAGAGTACGTCAATTATCTATCCATTGCTGTACTAGCAGCTCTCGATACTTTATTTGGAGGAATTAGATCGCATTTGCAATCAACCTTTGATATTTCTGTTTTCGTTTCTGGTTTTTTCTTTAATACGCTTCTAGCTGCTGGTTTAGCCTTTCTAGGTGTGTACTTAGGAATTGATTTATATTTAGCTGCTATCTTCGCATTTGGTGTCCGCTTGTTTAACAATATCGCTGTCATCAGACGGATATTATTCCATAAGTGGTCTGGAAGGAAAACAAATAAAAGTTTGGAATAA
- a CDS encoding YlmC/YmxH family sporulation protein, with protein MKMLKISEFQTKDVVNISDGRKLGTVSDLEINLKQGRIDAIVCPGPSKFFGMLSGGQEVVIPWNQIVKIGSDVILVRLDEKPYLVEDSKSKELHQETSSVYRPYSHG; from the coding sequence ATGAAGATGCTTAAGATTTCCGAATTTCAAACAAAGGATGTCGTAAACATTTCTGATGGACGTAAGCTAGGGACCGTTTCTGACTTAGAAATTAATTTAAAGCAGGGACGTATTGATGCGATTGTTTGTCCTGGACCGAGTAAGTTTTTTGGAATGCTTTCAGGCGGACAAGAGGTAGTCATCCCATGGAATCAGATTGTCAAGATTGGTTCAGACGTTATATTAGTTCGTTTGGACGAAAAACCTTACCTGGTGGAAGATTCTAAGTCTAAAGAGCTGCATCAGGAAACATCATCCGTCTACCGTCCGTATAGCCACGGATAG
- a CDS encoding DUF881 domain-containing protein — translation MNKRVPLLLAFICVILGFMVAIQFQSNNETEYSDSRDMNELRINLQKERERTQILLNEISKHEHLLYQYEMSMNKEDELTSVMEQELQRIKKMAGMDDVIGEGVIVRIKKSEDMDLENDFYTQLVFDEDLRKIVNDVNAYGARAISINGQRIISTSAVRNVGNRILVNTIPIQPPYEIRVIGDPSILIPALRLEGLDEYFAVVNHVVEYEEKSSLTIKGYSQDIENYYLQSVKEDN, via the coding sequence ATGAATAAACGGGTGCCCCTACTATTAGCTTTCATTTGTGTCATATTAGGCTTTATGGTTGCTATTCAGTTTCAATCTAATAATGAAACGGAATATAGTGACTCTAGAGATATGAATGAACTAAGAATAAATTTGCAAAAGGAAAGAGAAAGAACTCAAATCCTTTTAAATGAAATTTCCAAACATGAGCATCTTCTATATCAGTACGAAATGTCCATGAATAAGGAAGATGAGCTAACTTCAGTTATGGAGCAAGAGCTACAGCGTATTAAAAAAATGGCTGGAATGGACGATGTAATAGGAGAAGGGGTAATTGTCCGAATCAAGAAAAGCGAGGACATGGATTTAGAAAATGACTTCTATACTCAATTAGTATTTGATGAGGACTTGCGCAAAATTGTCAATGATGTGAATGCTTATGGAGCTAGAGCTATTTCCATTAATGGGCAGCGAATCATTAGCACCTCAGCTGTTAGGAACGTAGGCAACCGTATTTTAGTCAATACGATTCCTATTCAACCTCCTTATGAGATTAGAGTAATTGGAGATCCATCTATTTTAATTCCTGCTCTTAGGTTAGAAGGATTAGATGAGTATTTCGCCGTTGTAAATCATGTAGTAGAATATGAAGAGAAGAGTTCCTTAACAATAAAAGGATACTCTCAGGATATTGAAAATTATTATTTGCAATCTGTTAAGGAGGATAATTGA
- the spoIIGA gene encoding sigma-E processing peptidase SpoIIGA, producing the protein MYLYLDLIWLLNFCINILLLWLTSLFRKQAFTWWRISLAACLGSCYVLLLFFPPLQALFTWSVKALLSIFIIFIAFGFKHLRAFLSNFFTFYFVSFLTGGGILGLHFFFQSQHEVMNGILQTQSSGYGDPISWLFVVGGFIGMFWFSRSRWHQIEVTKRSVQELVEVEVSFGGHQIHCQGLVDTGNQLRDPVTKAPVMMLEQSCFEHVLPELLAKQLLDQDMMQGFNMEAVQEYEEWTTRIRVIPYRGVRQGMQLMYALKPDYVKIILNQESYISSQVLIGLNQQSLSREGLFQAVVHPDLLQNHHKEEAIVSCLSSSN; encoded by the coding sequence ATGTATCTCTATCTCGATCTGATATGGCTGCTGAACTTCTGTATTAATATTCTACTTCTATGGTTAACCTCCCTTTTTCGTAAACAGGCGTTTACATGGTGGCGAATTAGCCTCGCAGCGTGTCTAGGCTCCTGCTATGTTTTGCTTTTATTTTTTCCACCATTACAGGCGTTGTTTACTTGGTCAGTCAAAGCTTTATTATCTATTTTTATCATTTTTATTGCTTTTGGTTTCAAGCATCTAAGAGCCTTTCTATCTAACTTTTTCACCTTTTACTTTGTATCTTTTCTGACAGGTGGAGGAATATTGGGGCTTCATTTCTTTTTCCAAAGCCAGCATGAGGTTATGAATGGCATTTTACAAACACAATCATCAGGCTACGGAGATCCGATCTCATGGCTATTTGTTGTGGGAGGTTTCATTGGAATGTTTTGGTTCTCACGGAGCCGTTGGCATCAAATCGAGGTAACCAAACGCTCCGTTCAAGAGCTCGTAGAAGTAGAAGTGAGCTTTGGAGGACATCAGATCCATTGTCAGGGATTAGTGGATACAGGAAATCAATTGCGCGACCCTGTTACAAAAGCCCCCGTTATGATGCTTGAGCAAAGCTGTTTTGAGCATGTGCTTCCGGAGCTATTAGCGAAACAGCTGTTAGATCAGGACATGATGCAGGGATTTAATATGGAAGCGGTGCAAGAATATGAAGAATGGACAACACGGATTCGAGTTATCCCCTACAGGGGTGTAAGGCAAGGGATGCAGCTCATGTATGCTCTTAAGCCAGATTACGTGAAGATCATCCTAAACCAAGAAAGTTATATTTCCTCTCAGGTGCTGATCGGTCTAAATCAGCAATCTTTATCCAGAGAGGGGTTGTTTCAGGCAGTTGTTCATCCCGACCTGTTACAGAATCATCATAAAGAGGAGGCCATCGTGTCATGCTTATCAAGCTCAAATTAA
- the ftsA gene encoding cell division protein FtsA — protein sequence MNNHEFVVSLDIGTSKVRVIIGELNNSSINIIGVGSTESEGIKKGAIVDIDLTVQSIRRAVESAERMVGVSIEQVFVGITGNHIHLQPSQGVVAVSSEDREIGEEDIIRVIDASKVVAIPPEREIIDVVPQQFIVDGLDSISDPRGMIGVRLEMEGTIITGSKTVIHNLVRCIERAGLSIAGIFLQPLAASSIALTKDDKSIGTALIDVGAGQTTVSIFEQGSLVATSLIPIGGEYITNDIAIGLRTTTEMAEKIKVKHGCAFIDDAIEEEVFKVPKIGSHTEQQVNQLDLAHIIEPRVAEIFELVQKEVRRMGYSDIPGGYVLSGGVVGMTGVQELAKFVLHHSVRVAVPDYIGVREPQYTTSVGIIKYAYQQIRRHQKEVAASTQSPKKRVMPDSKSTSNTQKESVKDKVKSWFKEFI from the coding sequence TTGAACAACCATGAATTTGTAGTAAGCTTAGACATCGGTACATCCAAGGTTCGCGTCATTATTGGAGAGTTAAACAATAGCTCCATTAATATTATTGGAGTAGGTTCAACCGAATCTGAAGGCATTAAAAAGGGAGCGATTGTTGATATAGATTTAACTGTGCAGTCCATTCGTCGTGCTGTTGAAAGTGCAGAAAGAATGGTTGGTGTATCCATTGAGCAAGTTTTTGTAGGGATTACAGGGAATCATATCCACCTACAGCCTAGTCAGGGTGTCGTGGCTGTATCCAGTGAAGACCGTGAAATTGGTGAAGAAGATATTATTCGTGTTATAGACGCTTCAAAGGTGGTTGCCATTCCACCTGAACGAGAAATTATAGATGTAGTACCCCAACAGTTTATTGTAGATGGTTTGGATTCTATTTCAGATCCACGTGGAATGATTGGTGTGCGTCTTGAAATGGAAGGTACTATTATCACAGGATCCAAGACGGTCATTCATAACCTTGTTCGCTGTATTGAACGCGCAGGTTTATCTATAGCAGGAATCTTTTTGCAGCCATTAGCTGCTAGCTCTATCGCTTTAACGAAGGATGACAAATCGATTGGAACAGCATTAATTGATGTTGGTGCAGGACAAACGACTGTTTCGATTTTTGAGCAGGGTTCTTTGGTTGCTACTAGCTTGATTCCTATTGGTGGAGAATACATAACCAATGACATAGCTATAGGTTTAAGAACAACAACAGAGATGGCAGAGAAAATTAAAGTAAAACATGGCTGTGCATTTATTGATGATGCGATTGAAGAAGAAGTATTTAAGGTACCTAAAATAGGAAGTCACACAGAGCAGCAGGTTAATCAGCTTGATTTGGCTCATATTATTGAACCTCGTGTGGCTGAAATCTTTGAGCTCGTTCAAAAAGAAGTGCGTCGTATGGGATATTCAGATATTCCAGGTGGATATGTTTTATCCGGCGGTGTGGTCGGCATGACCGGTGTACAGGAGCTAGCTAAATTTGTTCTACACCATTCTGTCCGAGTAGCCGTACCTGATTATATTGGGGTTAGAGAGCCACAGTATACTACAAGCGTAGGAATTATCAAATATGCCTATCAGCAAATACGTCGTCATCAAAAAGAGGTTGCAGCATCAACTCAAAGTCCTAAAAAAAGAGTGATGCCTGATTCCAAAAGCACATCTAACACTCAAAAAGAAAGTGTAAAAGACAAGGTAAAAAGCTGGTTCAAAGAATTTATCTAG
- the asnB gene encoding asparagine synthase (glutamine-hydrolyzing) has protein sequence MCGITGWIDWSKNISKHHGDVRKMATTLNKRGPDAIGVWSNHHIAFGHTRLAVVDPSGGGQPMIRHKDEYVYTIVYNGELYNTEDLRTELLKCGYTFHSHSDTEVLLKAYMEWGASCLERLNGIFAFAIWDEKEQHLFIARDRLGVKPLFYHEEGGSFIFGSEHKAILANPEVEAKVNLEGLREIFGLGPSRTPGHGIYKGIKELRPAHFLIFSKAGLSIKRYWQLKSKKHQETLEETVEQIRNLLVDSIERQLVADVPVGTFLSGGIDSSAISSIAAREFERNDRGPLHTFSIDYEDNATFFKANDFQPNADPYYINLVSTHLQSNHHSLIIETPLLAQYLTNSVYVRDLPGMADIDSSLLWFCEEIKKHTTVALSGECADEIFGGYPWFHKQELMDRESFPWMDSIKEREGLLQPSWRSKLQLQEYVQQRYEETLQEIPCLEDEEAASARRRELFYLNMVWFMTTLLDRKDRMSMGASLEVRVPFADHRLVEYVWNVPWEMKMVDGMEKGILRRALQGYLPDEVLYRKKSPYPKTHNPIYTEIVGRWLTEIIENTNSPILEFIDKKVVQEIIQTKGTSFKRPWFGQLMTGPQLMAHLCQINTWLDHYNVHIVQ, from the coding sequence ATGTGTGGAATAACAGGGTGGATAGACTGGAGCAAAAACATTAGTAAGCACCATGGTGATGTACGAAAGATGGCTACAACCTTAAACAAGAGAGGTCCAGATGCCATAGGAGTATGGAGTAATCACCATATTGCATTCGGACATACTCGACTCGCTGTAGTTGATCCAAGCGGTGGAGGACAGCCGATGATTAGACACAAGGATGAGTATGTGTATACGATCGTATATAATGGAGAGCTCTATAATACAGAGGATCTACGTACTGAGCTTTTAAAGTGCGGCTATACGTTTCACTCACACTCTGATACAGAGGTGCTGCTAAAGGCTTATATGGAGTGGGGGGCAAGCTGTTTAGAGAGATTAAATGGGATATTTGCATTTGCTATTTGGGATGAAAAGGAACAGCACTTATTTATAGCTAGGGATCGCTTAGGGGTAAAACCATTATTTTACCATGAAGAGGGAGGCTCCTTCATTTTTGGATCAGAGCATAAAGCAATATTAGCAAATCCTGAAGTAGAAGCGAAGGTTAATCTTGAAGGACTTAGGGAGATATTTGGTCTTGGACCCTCACGCACTCCAGGACACGGTATTTATAAAGGGATAAAAGAGCTTAGGCCAGCACACTTCTTGATTTTTTCTAAAGCTGGACTTTCTATAAAGCGCTATTGGCAGCTTAAAAGTAAAAAGCATCAAGAGACTCTAGAAGAAACGGTAGAGCAAATTAGAAATCTTCTTGTAGATTCAATAGAACGGCAGCTTGTTGCCGATGTTCCTGTAGGAACCTTTTTATCAGGCGGAATTGATTCCAGTGCTATTTCTTCTATTGCGGCGAGGGAGTTTGAACGCAATGACAGGGGGCCGTTACACACTTTTTCAATCGATTATGAGGACAATGCTACGTTTTTTAAAGCTAATGACTTTCAGCCTAATGCAGACCCATACTATATAAATCTTGTGTCAACCCACTTACAATCTAATCACCATTCTCTCATAATAGAAACACCACTTTTAGCTCAGTATCTTACAAATTCTGTTTATGTTCGAGATTTACCAGGTATGGCAGATATCGACTCATCCTTATTGTGGTTTTGTGAGGAAATCAAAAAGCACACTACCGTTGCTCTCTCTGGAGAATGTGCCGATGAGATTTTTGGAGGGTACCCATGGTTTCACAAGCAAGAGCTTATGGACAGAGAGAGTTTCCCGTGGATGGATTCTATTAAAGAGAGGGAAGGACTTCTTCAGCCTAGCTGGAGAAGCAAGCTACAATTGCAGGAGTATGTTCAGCAGCGCTATGAGGAAACATTACAAGAGATTCCTTGTTTGGAGGATGAGGAGGCAGCCTCAGCAAGGAGAAGAGAGTTATTCTATCTAAATATGGTCTGGTTTATGACAACTCTATTAGATCGGAAGGATCGGATGAGTATGGGAGCTAGTTTGGAGGTACGTGTTCCTTTTGCTGACCATCGATTGGTTGAATATGTTTGGAATGTTCCTTGGGAGATGAAAATGGTGGATGGGATGGAAAAGGGGATTCTACGAAGAGCGCTACAGGGATATCTGCCTGATGAGGTGCTTTATCGCAAGAAAAGTCCTTACCCTAAAACTCATAATCCAATTTACACAGAGATCGTTGGACGCTGGTTAACGGAAATAATAGAAAACACAAATTCCCCCATTTTAGAGTTCATTGATAAAAAGGTTGTCCAAGAGATCATTCAAACAAAAGGCACCTCCTTCAAACGTCCATGGTTTGGGCAGCTCATGACGGGACCGCAGCTAATGGCCCATCTCTGTCAAATTAATACCTGGCTTGATCATTATAACGTTCATATCGTCCAATAA